CGAGCGAAGCGAAGCAATCCATCGCGCGGCAGAAGCAAGAATGGATTGCTGCGTCGCTCACGCTCCTCGCAATGACGGTCGGAGGCTTACGCCCCCAGCACGTCCTTCTGCATCTTGCCGCCGTAGAAATGGAAGAACGGCACTGGCGCGTCGTGGTGCAGCGGACCGGTGGCGAGGCGGCGGTCGAGCTCGGCCAGCACGTTCTTGGTCATGGCATGGGCATCGGCCAACGGCTTGGAGCCGATCTCGACCCAGACCAGCTCCACCAGCTCGGCATCGGGATGAATCACGCCCTCGACGCGATGGGCGATCGCGGATGCATCCGCGGTGAAGAAGCGGGTGTCGAAGCGGCGGACGCGGCCGGGCGGGGTGATCGCACGCGCAATCAGGAACAGGCTGGACGGATCGGGCAGCAGACCCGCGTCGCTGAACGGCTTCCAGGCGCCTTCGAGCGTCACCTTCGTGTCGACCTTGCGGCCGAGGCAGAGGCCGGTTTCCTCGCAGGCTTCACGAATCGCGGCGACCGCGAGCGCGCGTGCGCGCGAAGCTGCGATCTTGGGGCTGCCCTTGAGCAGGTTGGACTCAAGCTCCGGCGTAATCGGGGCGGCGACGGGGACGCGGTTGTCTGACTTGTCGACGCGGCCGCCGGGAAACACGAACTTGCCCGGCATGAACACCACATTGTCGTGGCGCTTGCCGACCAGCACCTTGGGCTTTTCCCCGGAACGATCGATCAGGATCAGTGTCGCCGCGTCTTTCGGCCGGAAATAGGGATGATGGTCGGCTTCTTTTTCTTCCTTGGGCGCCGTCGCAGCTTCGGTCATTCCATCCCCGTTCATGCTTTTGTTATTGGTGGTTTAGCTAGACGGGAGGAACGTCGCTAGGGGCATTCTCGTCAAACCCGTGCATGCGCATCGCCCATTGGAAGCCGACCACGGCGCCCTTGACCGGTTGCAGCAGCGCCAGCGATGCAATCAATGTGACCGGCAGGTAGATCGAAAGCTGCAGCCATACCGGCGGCGCGTAATCGGTTTCGATCCATAGGATAACCGGTACCAGGATGTGGCCGACAATGATGATCACGAGATAGGCCGGCAAATCGTCGGCGCGGTGCGGCGTGTAGTCGAGCCCGCACACCGAGCAGTTGTTGTCCACCTTCAGGAAGGCGCGAAACAGCTTGCCTTCGCCGCAGCGCGGGCACCGGCAGCGAAAGCCGCGTTTCATCGCGGTCCATAGGTCGCGCTTTTCGCCCTTCACGGAATCCTGGCTCCAGACTGCCGTCGCGGTGCTCACCGTTACCATGATTTGCCTCTCTTCGATTTGCCGGATTTGGATTTACCCGGCTTGAACTTTACGGACTTCCCTTTGCCAGACTTGCCCTTGCCGAACTTGCCTTTGCCGGGCGCGCCGGCCTTGTCGTTCGGGCTGCGGCCTGGACGCGCTTTCGACGGCTTTGTCGACGCTCGCGATCCGTCACGTTTTCTGCCGCGCGGAATGGACTTACCTTCCGACAACAGCTCGAACCGCAACGCGCCGGCTACTGGTGCTGCTTCTACCAGACGCACGTCGACAACGTCACCCAGCCGATGCATGGCACCGCTGCGTGTGCCGATGAGCGCATGGCGCGTCTCGTCGTAGTTGAAATACTCGGTGCCGAGCGTGCGGATCGGGATCAGCCCGTCTGCGCCGGTTTCGCTGAGTTTGACGAACAGCCCGGCGCGGGTGACGCCGGAAATGCGGCCCTGGAAGCTCGCGCCGATGCGATCGGCGAGGAAATGCGCGATCAGGCGGTCCGCGGTCTCGCGTTCCGCCTTCATGGCGCGACGTTCTGTCACGGAAATTTGGGCTGCGACTTCGCCAAGGGTTTCCAGCGTCTCGGTTTCCGGCAGCGCGCCTTCGCCGAGGCCGAGCGCCCGGATCAGCGCGCGATGCACGATCAGATCCGCGTATCGCCTGATAGGCGAAGTGAAATGCGCGTAGCGGCGCAGGTTGAGGCCGAAATGGCCGTAATTCTCCGCCGAATATTCCGCCTGCGCCTGCGAGCGCAACACCACTTCGTTCACCAGCGGTTCGTAGTCCTCGCCGCGAACTTGGCCCAGCACGCGATTGAACAGCGCAGGGCGCAGCGCGCCGGCCTTTGCGAACGGCAGATCGAGCGTCTTGAGGAATTCCGCGAGGTTATGCACCTTCTCCTGCGACGGTTCGTCGTGCACCCGGTAGATCAGCGGCAGCGCCTTCTTTTCAAGCATCTCGGCTGCGGCGACGTTGGCAAGGATCATGAACTCTTCGATCAGCTTATGTGCGTCCAGCCGCTCCGGCACGACGACGCGATCGACGGTGCCGTCGGCTTTCAACAAAATCTTGCGTTCGGGCAGATCGAGATCGAGCGGATCGCGTTCGTCACGGGCGAGTTTGACCAGCGCATAGGCCGCATAGAGCGGCTTGAGGATCGGCTCGAGCAGAGGGCCCGTGGTGTCGTCGGGCCGGCCGTCGATGGCAGCCTGTGCCTGCGCGTAGTTGAGCTTCGCGGCCGAGCGCATCAGCACGCGATGAAAACTGTGCGATCGCTTGCGGCCGTCACTGCCGATCACCATCCGCACCGCGAGCGCGCCGCGCGGCTCGCCCGGCACCAGCGAACAGAGATCGTTGGAGATGCGCTCGGGCAACATCGGCACCACGCGATCGGGGAAATACACCGAATTGCCGCGCGTCAGCGCATCGCGGTCCAGCGCCGAGCCCGGCCGCACGTAGAAGGCAACGTCGGCGATGGCGACATGGACGATATAGCCGCCCTTGTTGCTCGGATCCGGATCGGGCGCGGCATGCACCGCGTCGTCGTGATCCTTGGCGTCGGGCGGATCGATGGTCACGAGCGGCAGGTCGCGCCAGTCCTCGCGGCCCTTCAAGGTCGCGGGCTGCGCATCCTCGGCCTCGCGCAACGCTGACGGTGAAAACACCTGCGGGATTTCATGGGCGTGGATCGCGATCAGGCTGACGGCTTTCTCGGTCGCGAGCGAGCCGAGCCGCTCCTTCACCTTGCCCGACGCCAGTCCATAGCCGCGCGTGCGCACGAGATCGACGCTGACAAGGTCGCCGTCCTCGGCGCCGCCGGTGTCGTCTTTCGCGATATTCAGTTCGCGGCCGGCCTGCTTCTTGTCGACGGGAACGAGACGGCCGCCGCCGGCGGGCAAAGCGCGGAAGATACCGAGCAGGCGGGTACGGGCGTGATCGATGACCTTGATGACGCGCCCGCGATAGGGCGTGCCGTCGTTGTCACCGGTCTTTTCGATGCGCAGCAGCGCGCGGTCGCCGACGCCGGCGGCGGTGCCGGGTTGCGGTCGGCGCGGAACGTGGATGTGGATTTTCGGGGCGGGTCCGTCCTGCTCGGTATCCCACTCGGTGGGAACCGCGAGCAGTTCGCCGTCGGTGTCGCGGCCGGTGATATCGGCCATCACGGTCGGGGGAAGGGCTGCCGGCTCCAGAATTTTGCGGCCGCGCTTGGCGACCGAGCCGTCATCGGCGAGCTCGCGCAGGATCTGCTTCAGCGCGACGCGGTCGGCGTTCTTCAGGCCGAACTCGCGCGCGATCTCGCGCGTGCCGATCTTGCCGGGATTCGCGCGGATGAAGGCGACGATGGCGTCCCGGCTCGGAAAACCACTGTCGTGCTTCTTGTTCACTTATCCCCGGGCCTTGCCCGCGCTCTTCTTCGCGGGCGGTTTGGATGCTGCCGGCTTGGCCGCCGACGTCTTGGCTGCAGAGGCAACCGGCGCGCGCGCCTTGCTCACGGCATTCGCCTTCGGTTTCGCTGCCGCCTTCTTCACCGCGGCCTTCTTGGCAGGCTTTGGCGCGTCGGGATCGGCAGGTTTGGCGGCGGCCTTCTTCGGCGCGGCTTTCTTGGCGCCACGCTTGGGCTTGCCGCCGCCCTTGGCGGCGCGTTCGTCGATCAGCGCGATGGCTTCCGCGAGCGTAATCGTCTCCGGCGTCTTGTCGCTCGGGATCGTGGCATTGACGCCACCTGACGTGACATACGCACCGTAGCGGCCGTTCTTAACCGCAACCCCGCCGAGGCTCGGGTGTTCGCCGAGCGGCTTGCCGGGATCGGCGCCGAAACGACGTCCGCTCGGGCCTTTTGCAATTTTTTCGGCGATCAGCGTCACCGCGCGGTTGAGGCCGATGTCGAACACCTCGTCGCCGGCCTCCAGGCTCGCATAGGTTTTTTCGTGGCGCACGAACGGGCCGAAGCGGCCGATGCCGGCGGTGATCGGCTCGCCGGTTTCCGGATGCTTGCCGATTTCGCGCGGGAGCGACAATAGCTTCAGCGCCAGTTCGAGCTCCATGTCGCCGGGCGACATGTTCTTCGGAATGCCGGCGCGCCGGGGTTTTTCGCCCTCGGCATAATCCTTTTGCTCGCCGAGCTGGATGTAGGGACCGAAGCGTCCGGCTTTCACCGTGACGTCGAGATCGGTCGCCGGATCCTTGCCGAGCACGCGGTCGGCGCCGGCTTCGCCGTCGGCAGCCAGCGGACGCGTGTGCCGACATTCGGGATAGTTCGAGCAGCCGACAAAGGCGCCGAACTTGCCGGCCTTCAGGTTGAGCCTGCCGGTGCCGCAGGTCGGGCATTGCCTGACATCGCCGCCATCCGCGCGCGGCGGATAGATGTGCGGTCCCAACATGTCGTCGAGCACGTCGAGCACTTCGGAGACGCGAATGTCCTTGATGTCGGCGACCGCGCCGGAAAAGCCGACCCAGAACTCCTTCAGCACCTGCTGCCAGGAGATCTCGTTGTTGGAAATGCGGTCGAGCTGCTCCTCCAGATTGGCGGTGAAATCGTATTCCACATAGCGCGCGAAGAAGTTCTCCAGGAACGCGACCACGACGCGTCCCTTGTCCTCGCCATGCAGTCGCTTCTTCTCGAGCTTGACGTAACCGCGGTCCTTCAGCACCTGCAGGATCGATGCGTAGGTCGAGGGACGGCCGATGCCGAGCTCTTCCATCCGCTTGACCAATGATGCTTCCGAGAAGCGCGGCGGCGGTTCGGTGAAGTGCTGCGTGACCGCAAGGTTCTGCCGCTTCAGCGCTTCGCCCTCGCTCATGGCGGGGAGGCGGCGACTGTCGTCATCGTCGGCGTCGTCGTCGCGGCCTTCCTGGTAGAGCGCGAGGAAGCCGTCGAACTTCACGACCTGACCGCTGGCGCGCAGGTCCAGCACGCGGGAGCCGGCCTTCGCGGCGATATCCACCGTGGTGCGTTCGAGTTCGGCCGATTCCATCTGGCTCGCGATGGTGCGGATCCAGATCAGCTCATAGAGCTTGGCCTGATCGGTATCGAGGCGGCGGCGCATTTCGGCGGGCCGGCGCGACAGGTCGGTCGGGCGGATCGCTTCGTGCGCTTCCTGCGCGTTCTTGGCCTTGGTCTGGTACTGGCGCGGCGCATCCGGCACATAGGCGTTGCCGTAGTCCTCGCCGATCACCTTGCGCGCCTGCGTGATCGCAGAGCCGTCGATCTGCACGCCGTCGGTTCGCATATAGGTAATGAGACCGGTGGTCTCGCCGCCGATATCGATGCCCTCATAGAGCCGCTGTGCGATCCGCATC
The Bradyrhizobium sp. KBS0727 genome window above contains:
- a CDS encoding NUDIX domain-containing protein translates to MTEAATAPKEEKEADHHPYFRPKDAATLILIDRSGEKPKVLVGKRHDNVVFMPGKFVFPGGRVDKSDNRVPVAAPITPELESNLLKGSPKIAASRARALAVAAIREACEETGLCLGRKVDTKVTLEGAWKPFSDAGLLPDPSSLFLIARAITPPGRVRRFDTRFFTADASAIAHRVEGVIHPDAELVELVWVEIGSKPLADAHAMTKNVLAELDRRLATGPLHHDAPVPFFHFYGGKMQKDVLGA
- a CDS encoding DUF983 domain-containing protein; the protein is MVTVSTATAVWSQDSVKGEKRDLWTAMKRGFRCRCPRCGEGKLFRAFLKVDNNCSVCGLDYTPHRADDLPAYLVIIIVGHILVPVILWIETDYAPPVWLQLSIYLPVTLIASLALLQPVKGAVVGFQWAMRMHGFDENAPSDVPPV
- the rnr gene encoding ribonuclease R gives rise to the protein MNKKHDSGFPSRDAIVAFIRANPGKIGTREIAREFGLKNADRVALKQILRELADDGSVAKRGRKILEPAALPPTVMADITGRDTDGELLAVPTEWDTEQDGPAPKIHIHVPRRPQPGTAAGVGDRALLRIEKTGDNDGTPYRGRVIKVIDHARTRLLGIFRALPAGGGRLVPVDKKQAGRELNIAKDDTGGAEDGDLVSVDLVRTRGYGLASGKVKERLGSLATEKAVSLIAIHAHEIPQVFSPSALREAEDAQPATLKGREDWRDLPLVTIDPPDAKDHDDAVHAAPDPDPSNKGGYIVHVAIADVAFYVRPGSALDRDALTRGNSVYFPDRVVPMLPERISNDLCSLVPGEPRGALAVRMVIGSDGRKRSHSFHRVLMRSAAKLNYAQAQAAIDGRPDDTTGPLLEPILKPLYAAYALVKLARDERDPLDLDLPERKILLKADGTVDRVVVPERLDAHKLIEEFMILANVAAAEMLEKKALPLIYRVHDEPSQEKVHNLAEFLKTLDLPFAKAGALRPALFNRVLGQVRGEDYEPLVNEVVLRSQAQAEYSAENYGHFGLNLRRYAHFTSPIRRYADLIVHRALIRALGLGEGALPETETLETLGEVAAQISVTERRAMKAERETADRLIAHFLADRIGASFQGRISGVTRAGLFVKLSETGADGLIPIRTLGTEYFNYDETRHALIGTRSGAMHRLGDVVDVRLVEAAPVAGALRFELLSEGKSIPRGRKRDGSRASTKPSKARPGRSPNDKAGAPGKGKFGKGKSGKGKSVKFKPGKSKSGKSKRGKSW
- the topA gene encoding type I DNA topoisomerase, whose amino-acid sequence is MNIVIVESPAKAKTINKYLGASYEVLASFGHVRDLPAKNGSVDPEANFQMIWEVDPKAAGRLNDIAKALKGADRLILATDPDREGEAISWHVLEVLKEKRAIKDHKIERVVFNAITKQAVTDAMKAPRQIDGALVDAYMARRALDYLVGFTLSPVLWRKLPGARSAGRVQSVALRLVCDRELEIEKFVAREYWSLVATLTTPRGDAFEARLVGADGKKIQRLDIGSGAEAEEFKKAIEAANFTVSTVEAKPARRNPQAPFTTSTLQQEASRKLGFAPAHTMRIAQRLYEGIDIGGETTGLITYMRTDGVQIDGSAITQARKVIGEDYGNAYVPDAPRQYQTKAKNAQEAHEAIRPTDLSRRPAEMRRRLDTDQAKLYELIWIRTIASQMESAELERTTVDIAAKAGSRVLDLRASGQVVKFDGFLALYQEGRDDDADDDDSRRLPAMSEGEALKRQNLAVTQHFTEPPPRFSEASLVKRMEELGIGRPSTYASILQVLKDRGYVKLEKKRLHGEDKGRVVVAFLENFFARYVEYDFTANLEEQLDRISNNEISWQQVLKEFWVGFSGAVADIKDIRVSEVLDVLDDMLGPHIYPPRADGGDVRQCPTCGTGRLNLKAGKFGAFVGCSNYPECRHTRPLAADGEAGADRVLGKDPATDLDVTVKAGRFGPYIQLGEQKDYAEGEKPRRAGIPKNMSPGDMELELALKLLSLPREIGKHPETGEPITAGIGRFGPFVRHEKTYASLEAGDEVFDIGLNRAVTLIAEKIAKGPSGRRFGADPGKPLGEHPSLGGVAVKNGRYGAYVTSGGVNATIPSDKTPETITLAEAIALIDERAAKGGGKPKRGAKKAAPKKAAAKPADPDAPKPAKKAAVKKAAAKPKANAVSKARAPVASAAKTSAAKPAASKPPAKKSAGKARG